In one window of Frigoriglobus tundricola DNA:
- the carA gene encoding glutamine-hydrolyzing carbamoyl-phosphate synthase small subunit, which produces MHAKLALADGTVFTGRGFGATGETIGEVVFNTSMMGYQEVLTDPSYTGQIVTMTYPLIGNYGTTADDQESARVQVAGFIVRQLARVPSNFRSTSTLHDFLKASHVVGIEGIDTRALVRRLRVRGSMNGVLSTADLDDASLVQKARAFPGMEGRDLVKEVVPAQAFHWNTGFGAFADHVLPHRPATKRVVAIDYGMKWNILRCLAQTGCDVTVVPGTASAEEVLSHDPDGIFLSNGPGDPAAVGYAITTVKNLIGKKPIFGICLGHQLLGLAFGAKTFKLKFGHRGANQPVRNELTKKIEITTQNHGFAVDPTTLPKDVMPTHINLNDNTLEGLKHTSLPVFSVQYHPEAAAGPHDSSYLFEEFRTMMG; this is translated from the coding sequence ATGCACGCGAAACTGGCACTGGCGGACGGCACCGTGTTCACCGGCCGCGGGTTCGGAGCGACCGGCGAGACGATCGGCGAGGTCGTGTTCAACACTTCCATGATGGGCTACCAGGAGGTTCTCACCGACCCGTCCTACACCGGGCAAATCGTCACGATGACGTACCCGCTCATCGGGAACTACGGCACCACCGCCGACGATCAGGAATCGGCCCGCGTTCAGGTCGCCGGGTTCATCGTCCGCCAGCTCGCCCGCGTGCCGAGCAACTTCCGCTCGACCAGCACGCTACACGACTTCCTGAAGGCGAGCCACGTCGTCGGCATCGAGGGCATCGACACCCGCGCCCTGGTGCGCCGGCTCCGCGTCCGCGGGTCGATGAACGGCGTGCTCTCAACGGCCGACCTCGACGACGCCTCGCTGGTGCAGAAGGCCCGCGCGTTCCCCGGCATGGAGGGCCGCGACCTCGTGAAAGAAGTGGTGCCGGCCCAGGCATTCCACTGGAACACGGGCTTCGGCGCGTTCGCGGACCACGTGCTGCCGCACCGCCCGGCGACGAAGCGGGTGGTCGCGATCGACTACGGTATGAAGTGGAACATCCTCCGCTGCCTCGCGCAGACCGGCTGCGACGTGACCGTCGTACCGGGCACCGCGAGTGCGGAGGAGGTTCTGTCGCACGACCCGGACGGCATCTTCCTGTCGAACGGCCCCGGCGACCCGGCCGCCGTGGGCTACGCGATCACCACTGTGAAGAACCTGATCGGTAAGAAGCCGATCTTCGGCATCTGTCTGGGCCACCAACTGCTCGGCCTGGCGTTCGGCGCGAAGACCTTCAAGTTGAAGTTCGGGCACCGGGGCGCGAACCAGCCGGTGCGGAACGAGCTGACGAAGAAGATCGAGATCACCACGCAGAACCACGGCTTCGCGGTCGATCCGACGACCCTCCCGAAGGACGTGATGCCGACGCACATCAACCTCAACGACAACACGCTGGAGGGGCTGAAGCACACGTCGCTGCCGGTGTTCAGCGTGCAGTACCACCCGGAAGCCGCCGCCGGCCCGCACGACTCCAGCTACCTGTT